In the Rhododendron vialii isolate Sample 1 chromosome 2a, ASM3025357v1 genome, ATCACTAGAGGAATTTATTTCCATCTGAGGGAGTACTGTGGTTAAAAGAGGAATCATATGCATGGACCTACATAGCTCTAAGCTCCTTTTCCCTCATTTTCACCAGCCAAACTTTCAAACTTGATGGGAAAAAAGCcatcaatttcttcttcttcaaattcCTCCGGAAGAGCGAAACCGAGTTTTTCTTCACCGGATTCCTCCGGCTTAGAGAAAGCAGAAGCTCCTTTTCCCTCATTCTCATCAGCCAAACTTTCGAACTTGGTGGGATAAAAGCCATCAATTTTTGCTTCTTCAAATTCTTCGGGAAGGGTGAAACCGAGGTTTTCTTCACCGAATTCCTCCAGCTTAGAGAAAGCAGAAGCTCCTTTTCCCTCGTTCTCATCAGCCAAACTTTCAAACTTGTTGGGAAAAAAGCCGTCaattttttcttgttcaaaTTCCTCCGGAAGAGTGAAACCGAGTTTTCCTTCACTGAATTCCTCCGGTTTAGAGAAATCAGAAGCTCCTTTTCCCACATTCTCACCAGCCAAACTTTCAAACTTGGTGGGAAAAAAgccctccattttttcttcttcaaattcCTCCGGAAGAGCAAAACCGAGTTTTTCGAATTCCTCCAGCTTAGAGAGAGCAGCAAGGAATGGAAGACATGATTTTTGTAGATCAGACAGAATGTTGCCAATCTCCGACGGGTTTTTTTGTTCATCCTTGCCAAACGGAACTGGTTTCAACCACTGCCCGGTCATCTTTTCAGCTTCGCAAACCATGTGGATGAATTCCTTGTTATAGCCAAGCAAATCCCTCAAGTTTTCAATAAGAGAAGTGACTAAATTCATCAGCTTGTCGAAGAATCTGCACATACGGTTTAGAGAGTTGTTCATCCAGTTGAATAAATAGCTGAAGAACTTCTTGATTTTGGATGCTACCCAGGTAAATGCTTCTTTCAGCTTACGGAAACAAGAATCGATCCCCTGGGATATTAGGGACGCCAGCCAACTCAATCCTTCTTGCACCTTATCGAAAGCATAACCTACAATATTTCCCATCTGGGCTAAGCTCTAGGGTTGATTTGAAGTGATTGGTCCTCTGTATATTCTCTTTATATTCACAAAAAATAAGATAGGGAAAGAGGAGATGGAAAGTCCAGGAATGTGGAAAGGTGAATCTGTTAGTCAGGAGATCCATAGAGCCAGCAATTTAATGTTGTTGATACGAATCCGAGACTCGTGCTCGGATTTCTAAGCACAAAATTTTATTGAGAAACTGAAACGGTAAAAAAACCTTTAGGGAAACACACTAAAATTGATGAGCATTTCCTGATACTTCACGCATACAGCACAAAGTGTCCCATGGACTCCATTTTGGTGGATCCAAATCCGAATGCTCGGGGTTGGGGGTCTATTTTTACCAAAAGCGAAGTGATAAATCTGGGACAGACGGGTGATAATTTTTATACAAAACCTTGAGCTGACAAACCCGGATACGTTGAGAAGATTGgtacaaaagaaaaggaattccTTCAAAATCTGGGAAAATACCCAATAAGATTGGCAGGGTTATGTGGGAGCGAGCCGCGCTAGCCTATTACAGTACGTTTTTCAGCAGCAATCGTACTGTTCCAAGTGTTATGTTACAAGTCTTTCACGTCATGTGGATCATTACAACGCTCGCTGAACGGTTCAAGTAGAAGTGAATAGGTAAGAAGTATAAACCCACCATATCCAAGGACCTCTCAAGAGTAACTGAGATGAAACGGCTAAATCAACTCCAATGCGATAGTTAAACCACCTCAGAACATTTACAAGAAACAATTGTGTGAATTGCATTGCTAACAAAATGTGTGATCATTCTCTGACACTGTTCAGGGAATCGCATCAGCTTGAAAAAATTCTAGTTCTTCCTGAGTCGTTGACACAGAGCCAATGACTAGTTACCAGTTGTTTCACATGGAAACAATCCGATCAAGTAATGGAAGAATGCTCAAGGTgctcattttgattttttcgaTCACAAAATAATCCGATTCCATAGCACAACTAGTGCAGTATAATGTTAAAAAACTATCTCTGACTTTCTTGTTCTTTGGACTCCATCTCCTTTACACTGTCTACTACGCCTTGTATCTTCTTCGCGAGACTCTGATTGTGATCTTCAATGTGCTCAAAAATCATCTCTAGATGTCTTTTATATGTTGCTGTTCTTTTTCTCTCAATGGCCAGCTGTTGAGACAGTTCTCGAACTTTATCGTGTTCATTCTGGAAACCATCATGATCAAGGGAGTAAGAAAATACGAACATGGGCCAACAATAAGACTCACTGACCATCACACAGTTGAGGACAAAATCTggtttgaaattcaaaaagtcCCTTCTTAAGTTAAATACATCAGATTATGCTACTTTCACATCTTCACATAATACCGACAAATTAGGCCATCATTAAATTCTCTCTTCCGTTTTCCAATAAATTGGGGTGACTCCACATGTATCGATTCGGTTTTTAAAGGATAGAGTCAAGCCTTAAAAACATCGAGCCATGGAATCAAATAGAATGAATCCCAAGGCAAATCCAAGCACAACCTGATGCTAGCAACATTTGCAATGACAAACAGGTAGGTCATTCTCCTTGTGAATGAACTTACCACTAAGAAATAGTAACTTATAGGGCCAATATGATGTCATTCTCGCGAAAACTGATGCATGAAGACAAGAGAGACACTTTTTAATTCCACAGAACATATAAACTGGGTTTCAGAACATTATGAGGTAACAGGCATGTCGAGTCATATAACAATCATTTGCGAAAATTACACAGCCCAACTATCTTGTTGCAGGATGTTTGGAAAGAAACAAGACAATATGAAAAGGAGCCTCAGACatcacacacacatatatgcaaGAAAAAACTTGATGAAATTATGCAGCAACAAGTCACAAGTACGCGAATCCACGGCAGCTAAAGTAAGAATGCCTATTCATGAACCATTAAACAAACACAAATGACATCTTTTTGTTTCATCAATATAATGTATCTTCATGAAACCTGTCCACAATTCAAGTTAACTCAAGTATTTAAATTACTAATGGTTAATGGCCATAATGAATCATTTCATACTAAGCCCTTGCAAATCATGTTGGATCCAACATAGATTAATGTCTACAATTCATTATGAAATGATTTGCAAGGGCTTAGCTGTTTCATCCAACATCAAACAAATTGGCAAAATGATTTGCACATGTCTGGTGACCAGTTGCCCAATCAATGACTTTCATCGCCTTCTTTCTCTGTTGACaagtacacaaaaatttcaACACATGATATATTATGCAGCATGCTTTCACAAGGTGGCCAAACTAGAGCATAACCACAcctcttttctatttttcatttatagGCGAACATAACCATTAACCACACCTTGTTGATGGGGAAATCACCTTATTTTATCAGAAAATGTTTCATAGTTGTCATATTAGCAAGGTTCATACAAAGAAAACTCCAAAGGATGAGTAATGAAGAGCAGTAACTAACCGGATATTGTTCATAGATCAAGTCCCTTCGACCTTTGCCAGGACTCAAAGGATGAGTGTGCTCCTTTACTAACTTTGTAACAACCCATTTTCCAGAGCTTTCTTTTCTAACTAAAATCATTGCTTTGCAACCAACTCTTGTTTCAGACCTTTGTCGTACAATTTTTTCACGCTTGTCAGCCGTGCGAAAGCCCTCTCTATTACAAACAAGCGCTCGTCCTATTGTAGATCCATCTCGTCTTGAACGAGAGAGCTTGCTCACTCGAATAATGAAACCTACTCTTGTCGCATATGCGTTATAAAAGGCATGTGCTTCTGCTTCGGATTCAAACTCCTGGCCAATATAGGGCTCATCTACTGGAGTAGAACTATTTACGACTTGGAGCTCCTCAACTGGAACCATTCCCCTAGCAGAAAGATCACAGCCCACATCAACAGAACATCCACCCATTCCATTTTCACTATAAGCCCTGCCTTCAACATCAATGGAGTTACCGAGCACCTCACCATTGACATCATCATCAACCTCAAAATCCACTGCAATACAAGTGATCACTAAATAGTTACTTACTCAatagttgtttttttgtttctacaTGTTTTCACACCAACTAGCTAAGGCAAACATGTTCAAACTCCTAGAACTCAGAAATTTCCCACAACAGTAGCAAATGAATGGAGAATGGtcatatataaaaatacacatTGGAGTATTTCATATCGACTGCCGattttgctacttttttctttttttttttgtttgcaggGGAAAAAGGGTGGAGGAGAAGATGACCGGCCATAGTAACCTCCCCTAGCCGTGACCATAGGAACTCCATATCCACAGCAAGTCTCGTGAGGGATCAATCACCTGTAGGTTTCTACCACCCAAGGAGGGCTAGTGGATCACAACAATGGCATCATCCGCACGCCTTGAACTTGTGACCTGGCCTAAACCACTTGGGAGCTAGCCATTTCTTGAGAATCGGCCAAATCAACAAACACCCAACGCACaaagaacaatcaagaaaagaaacaaaaaaatgcaaggcATAAAGCTTTTTAGGTGATTCCCAACCATCTATAGTTGAATACATATGCGGCTCACACCGTTTTCCAACTTACCACGCTGTATCAATCCAAGAGAGTATAAGTTACATCAGCTGCAGTGTATTAGCAAGTACTTACGACATAAGATTTACCTAACTAATTACCGTAATACACTTGTCAGGTCGAACCCCAGATAGGCAGCACAGTGCAACCCCAACGGAATCAGGTTTCACAAGCCCAAGAATTTACCATTACCATTAGGCTAGGTGGTACATGATGCTGTAACTCACATTAAGGAAAAATTGAAGTAAAGGGCTGGAGATGGACGTGAAGTTAAgaaaagataaattttttacacccaCCCCCATTACCAAGAGGAGATTATTCTTATATTCAAAAcacaagcaaaaaaagaaaattgtaatACAAACAGCCCTAACCTATGATTTTATAACCGCAAGAAAGAAAAAGTCAAACAACTTTTGTCACACGAATAGCCCAATTAATCTACAATTTTTGACCTAAAAGTTTCGAACTTCAGGGTTTCAATGCGTTCTGGAATACaatcagaaaaacaaaacagaaaatccAATATACACCTAGTTGGGTTCTGTTTGTTTCGAGGGAAAATAACTCCCCCGATGTTTTTCGTTGAGAAATATAAGAAATCTATCTTCATCAATAATCGGAGAGAGGGACAGAAACTTACTGAGAATTGGAAGTATGTGAACAATCCACCTCTCAAGAAcacagagaagagagagagagagagagagagaggtgcgcGCCGATTATATGGGTCCAAGTTGAGCGTGATGGTAGAGTGGGGATTTGTTAGTTGGGCAAATGGAAAAGTCAAACTGCTTTGCTCTTTTGGGCCAACGGGCTGGCTTGTAGTCAATGtcacttggttttttttatcagcagcTCAATGTCGCTTTCTTATCTATTTCACATAGAAGATGAGCGcatgattttttgtcaaaaacgCGAATATTTGGCTCCATTCCGGAATCgaaaataagtctttattttttaagaagataatttcaatctcaaaaattataaactaattgaaatttaaaaatatgcaataaagatcttgtttgaaagatctcgatgagatcttttatacgatgcaaaaaaaaattgaaaaattattttttatttattttatttttaaatttaaaataaattacttatttttaagaaagtttaACGGGGTTAGTTTGATAGATTGATGCTCGTTGGCTTGCCTACGCCTAACAAAACCCCTGGCCTCGTCTCCTTCTACAACTAGGCTAGATATTTACCgggtggaaaaaaaaagaaaaaagaaaaaactgttTTGCTCTTTGGACCATGGTTTATGCTAAATCCGGTTTTTACTAGACTGTAGACACTCTCTTTTTATACTTTCTGGGTAAATTTATGTAAGGGTCATCATTGGGCCAGGTCAGCCCAGCCCGTCAAATCACTATCCAAGTCCGTTCGTGGGTTGgcttgagctgattttttttttttgtgggctGGACTGTGTTTTTTAAGTTGAAGCCCAACCTTGTCCACGGGCTAGCCTAATTACCGAGCTGGCGGGTCAAAGTTCGGGTGGACTCACAGGTCGGGCCTCACAAAAAAATGTACATTATATTAGTacgatatatatatacgggacggttcaatggacacccaaagaaacacataaaaaaaacaccccaaatctcaaactcatagtttccgatcaaatttttatgatccgaaccgttcaatgtgtgcagaatgtgattttaaaggtgcccgccagaaattaacaaaaaaaataatccggaaaggcttgatttgagcagtttttattcgaaccgttcaatgaaaaactgtttgaaactgttcggatcaagccctttccggtcattatttttgctgatttctcacaagtatcattaaaatcacgttttgatcacattgagcggctcggatcatcaaaatttgatcgaaaactatgaggtatttttttaggtgtttttttgggtgtcccctgaaccgctatatatatatgtatataatattaGCACCCCACACTCAATACAGTTATACACATTATATattgtatgtatgtattatatatTATAGCATTAAGAGCATAAAAAGAACTCCTCCAACCGATAAGGCTTTTACAGCCAACCACAAATGCATAGAGCACCCCACGCACCTCTCAAGTCTTTTAAGACCAgacttttgtttctctttctcggTAAGtgaacttcttcttttctttatttgtttagtGGAGTATAATAAATTAGTATAGTTGGTGGTAGTGAACTAAAATGGAGCATAATAAATTAGTATAATGGGCGGGCTGTAGGGCGGCCCGACGGGCGGGTCAAGCAAAAATACTTAGGCCCAAGCCCACCTATTGAAAACTACGAGATGGGCTAGCCTCTCATTGGACGGACTCGGGCTAGGTAAAAACCCCCTGGGTGGGGCGGGCTGCGGGCTAAATAATGATCCAAATTTCAAACGATATTGGACTTCCCATTTTTTAGTTGCACAAACTCAATTCAATTTTACACAAACGAAATTCCGATTAAAGACATGGGCATTAGTTCTCATTAGGTAGCATTCCTCTAAGGGTTTTGAGAGCTCTAAGACGATTTTGAGAAGTCAAAGCCGCCTCATTTTTCTGCCCGGGGgccctctcctctccctcttccccCGGGCTCTTCCTCCTTCATCCgctctcctctttcttccccCTCTTCCctatagttttcttttcttttcgttttctcCTCCCTCAAATCTAACCCTTTCTGTTTAGTGAGCTTCGCCATCACCGGAGTCATTTGTCCTTATGTAATCCGTCGCCAGATCTCTTGTGGCAGCAGTGGTGGAGGCAGTGTGGGTTGCTATCCGTTCGGCGGTTTTTGGGCAGCTGGATTTAGAGCAAGATCTGGGAgagtttttctctcttcttgtgagagttttgtctctctttGTGAGAGTAATAAAGTTCACCTTTGGCAATTTGTTTATTATTCAGGTTCGAGAAGATTAATATGCATCTATTGGTGGTTTGCTAGAAATCATTAGTGTGCTCATTTTTTGTCGAAGTTCATTTGATCGTCTGAGTTCttgttgttattttttcttgACTAGCAATGTATTTCTTTTTGAGCCTGTTATACGATATGTGAATTTTTTGCTTAGCTGAAGGTGCGTCAGGTCATACTTGAGCTGGAGATGAAAGACATCAATCGCCTCGTTCTTTCCTATTTTGTatcagttagatgattagtttaaTTTTGTCCAAGTTATCTGTAATGAATTTCGTTGTGTAAATGCCGTTGAATTTTATCAATACAGTACctctcacttttgtcaaaaaaaaagacatggATATTATTTTTGATGAGTTACACGAAAAATAAATGCCCTCTGGTCTTATTTTATTCGCGATCTTTTTGATTAtcttttattaatttatagTAGATTTTGATCAAATTAAAATATCACATCGTTtgtgagagaaatcaaaaagtataaaaattgacgaaaaattgaaaaaaataatcatattAAATGACGGAAAAACCGGAAGTGCACTGGACTCGAACCCGTttcttcaactctctctctctctctctctctctctctgtgtgtgtaaTGGCAAACCCATGGTTTCGCGGCCTCCGTAGGATTCCTCTCTCTTCCCTTCGAAACCTCTCTTCCTCCGATCCTCTCACTTCCAGgtaacacctctctctctctctctcttgaattgCTCTCCACACTGTTTACCCTTTTCCCAACAACCCTCTTTCCCCCACCATTTTTCCcacctttttcttccattttccagGTTAATTCCAATTAAACCAGACCCAATTCCCACTCACACGACTCCATCACTCCCATCAAAAAAATGGGTTTTACCCAGAAATTTCAGTCACGGTTCGGTGCACCTCGTGATATCCGAAGGAAAACCCAAGTTCGAGACGCGCGAGACCGAGCCCCCTACGAAAGAGAAGTGGAAGACGAAGAAGAGGTTTAAGCAGCAGAGGAAGAGAGACAAGGACAAGAGGAAATCGGCTAACAAGAGAGACCCAAGATTTATTGGGGttaaagggaagaaaaagaagcagaagTTTGCCAATGCGGCTGATCGGATCAATGACAAGCTTGAAAAGGTGAAGACAATTTAATTGCCATTGCTTTGTGTGTTTGAACTTTAGACAAAATTATACTACCATGTTAGTGTTATTGTATTTTTCCAAGCTACATAATGCATGTGTGTGAGCGAAAGCGGCTTTTAAAAATATCTCGAAGTAATAAAATTGGCGAGAGCGAAGATTGAGATCGGGAATGCAGAGCGAGGGTTTAAAGAGGGAGTGCAGTGTGAGGGTTAAAAGTGGAAGCTTGCGGGCCTTATGGTAGGATTTGTGACTAAGGTCTTGTTGctcgtttttttcttttctaaatttttgtcaAATGTGTGAGACCGAAGGCCCCAACAAGTTGACCATAgacaaaaaaagttttaaaaaaattcaagtttttgtTGTCTTTAGTGTTCACTTAATTGgattctttttaatctttgatctatgtttttatacttttgaGATTCTTGTAGTCGAGACGAATAAACAACTTCAAAACTTAACGAAGAGATAAATAAAATATGGGTTACCACTAAAGAAAAATTCTAGTTTTTGTTGTCATTTTGTTGAATCATTGGTTTGCTCTTTCGTTGCATTGGGTTTTGGTTTGGCTTTGC is a window encoding:
- the LOC131316525 gene encoding protein FAR1-RELATED SEQUENCE 5-like, translating into MDFEVDDDVNGEVLGNSIDVEGRAYSENGMGGCSVDVGCDLSARGMVPVEELQVVNSSTPVDEPYIGQEFESEAEAHAFYNAYATRVGFIIRVSKLSRSRRDGSTIGRALVCNREGFRTADKREKIVRQRSETRVGCKAMILVRKESSGKWVVTKLVKEHTHPLSPGKGRRDLIYEQYPNEHDKVRELSQQLAIERKRTATYKRHLEMIFEHIEDHNQSLAKKIQGVVDSVKEMESKEQESQR